The segment CTGCACATTCCTCTTCTACACAAACTAAAGCGTGCTGATATTGTACGGTAACCATAGCAGGCACGCAGATACAGCACAGTACTTGTGCAAAGGAAAAATCTACATGCAAATTTGGATACATGAATGCAGAATGGGGTCCATGGTGTACATTGAAGGAATATTTCTTTACCTATCATTTCTCTCATGATCGTTAGAGGGACATAcaaatatttgttacatctgttTTGATTCTGATTGCTGAACAATTCtgcaacttgctgttacacccaaaaacataattcctatcacttaaattttaagttaaatggatttcttgaccctgcaaacatacccttagaatttggaatcaagtctttATCTCCATTAATTTCATAGTTATGTCTAAAAAAAAGGCTAATGATATAATGGCGTAAATCACAAATCTGGAtcgccaccaaaatctaatcagttggCCCAAGGCATATCTGtctaccaaatttcatggaaatcctttcatacgtttttgagatatcctgacagacacagaaactAACAGAGgggaaaacataacctcctcgGCAgaggtaaaaatgtaaaatggtaGAACTTGtatgatcaaaataaatatcttttagataatacagtaataataataatatgataatgatgatataaTGATAATACAATCCTGTTTTAATCTCAATTggtgttgtgtttatattgacTTGTATTGACAATCATCACAAAGAAAGAATTTGACTCAATTGGGAACCTATCGTCTAAAACGTATGAAATGGATTCTCCACATAACCAAGCATGAACAAGAACAAAGGGAGACATCTACTGGTATGTACAAGTTGGTACATCACAGACCTGTGTACTTTTTCCTACAGAACATCTGTAACTGATTTGTGATATCTCTTGGCTCATATAgtagctactactactaacacgACTACAACTCTCACCACTACATCTACttataaaagtaataataatctcagcaacatcacaaaaaagacACAAGAGACATCAAGTATTTATTAACAAGTACACAAGTGAATTTTATTTATGCAAGCAAATTTGATCATACAGGTCAAATAAGCCACTTCAAGCTGTTGGCACATGAATGTACAAAACAGATTCAATTTAAAGCCTGCTACTAAGCATTCTTAGTGAAAGTACAAAAGACTAATACGAGGAGGAAGCTGAAAGCATTTTTTCAGATCATTACTGAGTAAGCAACGTTGGTACAAGTATTAGTTTTAAGACATGGTTGAGAGCTCATCACAAACTAAATAGACACAACTCAAAGACTACAGTCTCTAATATCAGTAGCATAATGCGTTAAGCGTGGGAAGTTTAGTACTGCACATATAAACAAAGGGTTGATCCAGCAAGACAGTCAAaagtgtaaaaataaagaagtgaaataaaatgactttttgAGTCAATAATACTATACTTATTAATGCATGTCCATGCCACGAAAAACATCTAAATTCACAGTCTTTACCTAACAGTACAGTTATCCAACTCGGAGTTGAACACCAATGCGCTTACATCTAGAGAGAGCACAGAAATGGTCAAATAAGTGCATGAAACTAGCTTTTAGAAATACTGACAAAACAAATATTGCCAGGCAATGAAATGACAGGCCACCTTTGTAGTCTTATGGCATCAGGATGTGTAAGCAAGACAATCAGACTTTTACTGTCATGAACAAAATTACTGTGACACACACTTTTCTCACATCTGATAATTCCACCAAGAAGTGCCATTACACCAACAACTTTTTATtgtcaaggtttttttttcattgagaCTGATAGATGGAAAGTGGACTGACCCACAGTGATCTCTTCTTATTCTCACATGAATTGTCCTGAAATTGAAGTGCTTAACATATAGGTATGCTTTGATATATCAATATATACAGTGCAGAGTTCTGCAAAAACTGGATTCATACTACTATTTATAAAGTTCCACTTTTAAGAAATTAAAAAAGGGGTTATGAAAgtatgtttgcatgtgcttTTGTGGCTTGTGATTCAAAGACAATGGAATCATTCACAGtcctaaaatacatttaaactgGCGAGATTCCCCGTTTATCATAAAATAACCCAtagtttatcatttaattgacTATTCCCATCTTTGATACTGACCTAGGTCATTGTTTCCTGTTTAACAGGCTTGGCACAGCTAGCAaataatatttgtttttctctaatAATTtggtatttattattgtgttgtCTTGCTGTTGTATAACATCAGATAGAAAAACAGATTGTAGCTAAGATTTGAATTACTTCCATTTGAAAGTGATTTTGATCCCTGGGAATAATTGTATTTCGAAGGCTTACAATGCTTCATAGTTGCCTTGTGAGATTTGAAATATTTTAGTTTTCAAAACGGACCATCcattcacatacagtacatagttCTTCAACATGAGATCTTCAGACACACGAACATGAGAAATGTGCTTGAAACCCTTTAAGCCCCAATTGACCCCCTCGGAAatcagcaaaaaataaataatacatgagaaaaaaatgacactttgaatcaaataaaaatatcagaaaaaaaacatatatgtaaATTATTCAAcgtaaaataaaaaagcattaAGCAGAaacactactgctacttctgATTCTACAATCTATACTAAAACTACTATCAGCACTAAACAACTGGTattcaataataatataacTGCCATAATGATAATCATAACACCGTCCATGAGAGAGGTAAAGGGGCTTTTTCATCTGAAATGCTGTTTGTGGCTGGGGAGGGTTATGTGACGTTCCCCCCCCAGACCACTTTGTCATATGACGCACCAGTGACATCAGCAGTGGCGAGGGGCCCTAGGCGCCATCCGCCCCCCCTCTGGAGGGgatggtagagagagacagaaagaaagaaagacagaaagaaaggaagagagagggaggggggccgGAGTGGCAGGGCCAGGCCTCACGCTGGTCTTTATGTGTAGGCGTTGAGACGCTCCTTGGAGCGAGTGGAGTGGATGTCGTGgagctcctgctcctccttcgACTTGATGTCCTCATACTTCTGCATCCGGCAGGCGTCCTTCACGTAGGCCCAGTTGGCCGACAGCACCATCAGGTAGTGGATCTGTGAGATATGGAAAAAGATGAGGTGTTACCCATGCAAAAATGTTGCAGAAAAATCATATAAGGTCTACCTTCTATGATTTATATATgttttgtttatactgtatatttgataGCTATAAGTTTAATAGTATTAAAGTGGCCACTCTCATAGTATGAAAGTCCTAAATAACTTTCAAGATTCATAGTAGATTTTTCAAGTCTCACTTATTTGGGTGGTTTATAAGTTACTTCCTGAGTAATGTAAAAGGTAATTCATATACATGCATGCCTGCAACTGGGATTCACCCAGCTGAACTCTTGAAAGAATATCATTTTTTGCAGTACTCTATTGACCCAGAAGGGGAATTCCGTCTTCAGTTCAGGTTTTGTGATCCGGGTTTGAATTGCGGTTTGGGTGTCGATGGAATCATAGGAAATCTGGCCTGTACAAATCTGTCTAAGCCCTCCTACTTCAATCGTTTCCTGAAGTTTGCCAACCCACAggccttttctctgtttttgtgaATGTATTATTGAATCACATGTGGGATGAGCTATTTacactgcatcacatcagaATAAAGACTTAATAACCTTCATTCACTGATGCAAATTAATAACCTCCAAATGACTGActattcatttaaaatgcacAGAGTAGACTTGTTAAGTTTGTTTGAGTGGGCTGGCCGTTTTAATTTTGAGCGACACCTCACCAGTagaccagcaggtggcagtataATGTAAAATGTGGGCTTGGACCTGCGTTACCATGGCAGCAAAGGCCATAGTGAATGCATTGTGTTTTAATGACTGTGGTTGTAACACAGCCACTCCTTTCACAAGGAATCACAGCCCTCCATAACTGTGCTGTTCATTGTTTCTGATATGTATTAAGACCATTTAGGTCACTGGGATTTGAGCAGAAGCTTCAGTCTAGCAGCCAACTTGTTTGGTGAATAAAAAAAGGACATGTCTTTGCTAATTATCAATCTTTCACATTAATCAAacgtttgtttttattgtctaGTTTTTTGCTAGGTCAGCTGGTATTGATGCATCTTTGATGAATTTCTGAGCATGAATATGCACTGATTGTGTTCCTGGCTTTGAAGCTTTTTGAGGCCAACACTTTCTTGGCGAGCGTCTGTGtatctgttcctctgttctgctgtttaaTTTTCCCAGCCATTAGCcggacaaaaaaaaaggggctTGGGGAGGGGTTTAGTATCTTACCACAATTTGCACCATCATCCCTGACTAACGCACACATTCTGTTTCTCAGAAAATGGCTCCTCACAAATTACTGAGTGATGTTTGCAACAAGCTCTGAGCCTTTCTTCTCCCTGTTTCCATGACAACGCTGTGACATGCCCGGCGCCTccgaaagagggagggagaaaaaccCTGTCTTTTCACTGCGCCAAAATGCCTTCTCTCCCATCTACAGCTATTCTCACAggcaaacacatcacacactaaAACAGTCACACCAGAACACAACAATCCCTATTTCCCCAGCTATTTCCCCCCAGTTTTaccttcattttcaaaaacaatcaaATCCCACAACTGTAGAAATCATTTGCTGTGGCCTTGGAGACCAAAGCGAAATCACATTTGTATTTACTCTTATGAAGAACATGGGATACTGCAGTAGTTCTTTAAAGAAGCTGTCTATTCAAACAGGTATACATGCAATCTGTGACCAACAGCATAACACTACTGCTGCGGGAAAAAACCCCCAACATATCATAGGATAATGATGGTGTTGTTTTTTGTACTTGATTTGAAAGATTTGCATGGTCATGGATTTGAGTGATTTTGATGACCCTTGAGCCTTTGAAAACACTGTATAATATCAGAATTACATGGacatcaatgagaaaataagcattcttTTCCTCATTATTGCAAGACTTTTTGAAGATGCATGTttcttggtgtgtttttttgctttgctttgtccGGTGAGAGTGATGATAGCTTTATTGGTGTCTCACCATAGCGATAACAGCGGCTCCTGCTCCGGCCAGGGCACAGATGAACAGGTGGAATGTCATGTCCAGCTGTAGTGAAAACAAATCACAGCACAAATTAGTCTTCAAGGTTTACAGGACCTTTGAAATCTCTTAAACAAAAGAACTGGCGTGCTCAACTCACAGTCTTTAGAGCGTAATGGGTGCCGAcccaaaaatcacaaaaataacaaatgaaGTCGTCAGCACTCACAGATAAGTTTATATCACTTCTTTAATGAtgcacagcagcaaaaaaaaaaaaaacggacgTGTTTCAGCCCTAGGCTTTCCTCAACGCTGAGGAAAGCCTAGGGCTGAAACACGTCcgttttttttgctgctgtgcaTCATTAAAGAAGTGTAATACACTTATCTGTGAGCGCTGACGACTTCATTTGTTACCTTTGAAATCTCTAACTTGTCTAATTCCCATTTGTAAACATCTTCTTGTTCTTTTGAATTTTTTCAGCAGGCGTAAACCTATATGACTATGAACAGTTGGCCACCAATAATaggtatgtcagtgtgtgtcagtgtctacTGTGATgttacacatttttatttttgaaaaaaatattaaggaCAATGTGTAATTGTAACATTTATATTCGTTCATTTTCAATACACTATGTCCATTTTGTGAAAAAACATTAATTGCCCTAATCATTCACTATcggtaaaatatagaggatcccgTCTCTAACATTGGCATCGTTTTGTCAACCAAGAACTTCATTTACCTTCTATGCCtcaaaaagtaccatcatttgtttcagttttgtgccatcaatcattttcaAGACTAGGTGTCACTTTCatcaaatgatggatatctcaaTTTGGAATAATCCTCCTGTGTTCAGTGTTATACTTTACAAGAGTCAGGAGGAAGGGTCTGAATGGAAGTCACGGCTATGGATTGCTGCGCTGCAAAGATTGTCTATTTTAACAAGTCGTGAGTCTTgcaatcttatttttctttcctcaaGTGACAAAAACAATccagtggggtgagatgatttcacttgttaCTAACatagcttcacttgtttcaagaattttctgaTGTTAGGTGGAATACCCTTTTTGAAGTACTCTTGCTTTTTAAGTGGCCGTATGTAAACACCATATCCAGTCTACAATACGATAAGATGAGCTCATGTCCTGGCTATGAGAAACGTTTCCTTTTGGTTTTTGCGGCTCGAGTACATTCTGTTTGCACAGTAATCTGAATGTTGATTTtattcacacagagagagaatacattCATATGTTAAGATAAGTAACCACACGATGTGTCAACACACTGTGAATTAAGAGGCAAACAGCCCTCCCAGATTAGCttgtatcctttttttttttttttttagcctttattcatccagggaaagttgactgagcagtaACACCTTGctccacattcacacagttacacatattcacacctgggagctgcccactgttggccactgagcagctccactgccttgctcaagggctccttGGCAGCGgttgttgaggaagaggagagtgttactcgttcactttccccactcatattttcccagctggtccagggattcaaactgtCAATCTTCCAGTCATAATCCCGCTTCTTTTCTAAAAggtctttgtgtttttcccaTTACATAAGTGTACAATGCTGCACCCATACTGGCACAGTGCAGTATGTTTATCCATTATGCCTTGTGCACAGAAGTACACTAAAAGGATATGTGCACTATTTTACAAATACACAACAGGTACAAGTGTGCTGTGCTGGTATTGTACCATACCACTAGCTGGCCCAGtatacacataaaaatactatgcATGTTGTTCATCCTGTATGTAAGTCAGCTCAACATTTCTTAATGGAGGGGGCAAAGGGATAATGTCAGAATTAGACAATAATTAGATGTTGCAAACCCATGGAACATGAATTTATAGTAATACTAATTTCACCTACCTCATTAGATTCACACATCTTGTAAAACTTCTCTGTACCAGAGCACACCTTTTTCACCTCAGCAATCGGTACGATACCTGAAATGAGAGTACAACGTAGATGATAGGGTGCTCAGTTTTTCACGTTGATCATCAGTTGAGGATCTCGGGGATATTCTTTGTTGTATGATCTTGTGTGATCCACACAAGAATGTTTTTCTCAACTTAAGAAATCAGTGTCTTCTCAAATCCAAAACCACCCATAAAAAAGTCCAGTAATGTAATGATAAACACTATATCAAACGATCTTATAGCTTGGCACATCGGCTCATGTTCAGTCTACTGTACTTAACCATGTGGACAACACCGTgctaaagagaaagagaggggaagggagaaaaagctgatcaggatGTACAGCCTGTTTTagatatacatttttatatacatcaTTATTACTCACTGTATTGTTAAATATTTTGCCTTATcaattgaatgttgaattattttgttagaCTGACTAAATAACttgattaaattgaattgaataagatgattcagctttgtttttcataattattattattattattattatattatattctttTATGCTCTTTGTGCAAAGCAAATTCCCCGAGGGGCAATAAAGGTTTCATTCATATAATAATATACCTACTTCTGAAACAGGCTGTATTATTTTCAACCTTGGCACAGGTCCAATGGGTGGGGAAATTATCAGCCAGCAgccaaattatattttatttatttatttttgtggatGTTAAGATGGTCggctctaccagccactttggcagataATAAGCCTTCATTCagaggtctttttttttattttaaagaagCATAAAAGTGTTTGGTGGATTTgggatttaccagccactgGGGCCTGCAGACATGCAAAGTTACGTTTCCCGTCCTGCAAGTCGATAGCTGTACAGTTGAATGAGCCCCCCAGTGCCCTGTAGATGCTATAAAAAATTGAGACCTGTGActcggagagacagagacagagagacagtagcCTTCCTTACCATACTGGCGTGGGTCCAGGCAGAACGAGGCCCCCTCCAGCACGGTAGCATTTTGGCAAAGAGTCCAGATGTTGAAGTACATGAAGACGGGGAGGGAGGTGAAAGCGGTCACCCCGAGCCAAGCCAGCATGAAGATGTACGTCAGCATGATGAACTGAAAGAGCAACAGAGGACAACAGATCACATTTACGATTGGTGTTGGGCAAGGTAATTGAAGTTTATGGGATGGTTGTCCGTTTATGGACTAAGCCGACAGTgtaaaacatccatcttaacaagtcatttaatctagtttTGAGTCTTAGAATCTTAATTTTTTCAAATCAaatgctgctgttttctttacCCAGCC is part of the Centroberyx gerrardi isolate f3 chromosome 16, fCenGer3.hap1.cur.20231027, whole genome shotgun sequence genome and harbors:
- the gpm6aa gene encoding glycoprotein M6Aa; protein product: MEEDMDEGQTQKGCLECCIKCLGGIPYPSLIATILLYAGVALFCGCGHEALSGTVTILQNYFEVVRSPVDSLDVFTMIDIIKYVIYGIASAFFVYGILLMVEGFFTSGAIKDLYGDFKITTCGRCVSAWFIMLTYIFMLAWLGVTAFTSLPVFMYFNIWTLCQNATVLEGASFCLDPRQYGIVPIAEVKKVCSGTEKFYKMCESNELDMTFHLFICALAGAGAAVIAMIHYLMVLSANWAYVKDACRMQKYEDIKSKEEQELHDIHSTRSKERLNAYT